From the genome of Pseudomonas migulae:
AGGGACGATACACCGCGCAGTTGTTCTGGGTTTCCGAGCGGTGTTGGGCGTCGAGCGCATTCACCAGTTTTTTCACGTCTTGCACGGTGTCGCGGTGCGCGACCATCAGTGCATCCTCGGTTTCTATCACGACCAGATTGTCCACCCCGAGCAGGGTCACCAGCTTGCTATTGCCATGCACGTAGCAACTGCGGCTGTTGTAGCTGATGACATCGCCCTTGAGCACATTTCCATCGGCGTCCTTGTCGTGCACATCCCACAGCGAAGACCAGCAACCGACATCACTCCAGCCAGCGCTGAGCGGGACAACCCAGGCGCGGTTGGTGTGCTCCATCACCGCATAGTCGATGGAGTTGTCCGGGCAGCATTCGAAGGTGGCCCGATCGATGCTGGTCACGCCCTCGCTGCAGCGGCTGCGTTCCAGGGCCAGCACGCAGTTCTCGTAAATGTCCGGTTCGTGCGTGCGCAGCTCGTCGAGGTAGCGGCTGGCACGGAACAGGAACATGCCGCTGTTCCAGAAGTATTCGCCGGAGCGGACAAATTCGGCGGCGGTTTGCGCGTCGGGTTTCTCGATGAATTTTTCGACCTTGAACGCATTGGCGCCCGCATCACCGCAGTCGGCCTTGATATACCCGAAGCCGGTTTCCGGACGCATCGCCGGAATGCCGAACAGCACGAGGTTGCCTTTCAGCGCTTCTTCCTGCGCGTTTTTCAGTGTGGCACCCAAGGCGGTAACGTCGCTGATCACATGGTCGGCCGGCAGGACCAGCATGAGTTCGTCGCGGCCCTCGGCAATCAGCTTGAGGGCCGCCAGCGCCACGGCCGGTGCGGTGTTGCGGCCGAAGGGTTCGAGCAGGATCGCTTGCGGCGTGCAGCCGATGGCGGCGAGTTGTTCATTGACGATAAAGCGGTGTTCCTCGTTACAGACCACGATCGGCTTGCCGATGCCATCGAACGACAGGCGCTGCAGGGTTTGCTGGAACAGCGATCCTTCGCCGGCCAGACTCAGGAACTGCTTGGGAAACAACTTGCGCGACAGCGGCCACAACCGCGAACCGCTGCCGCCGGACAGAATGACTGGAATCATTTCTCTTACCTCCCGCACCTTCATCACTCGATATGAAGGCGCTTCGCATTGCGAAGGACTGCCTTCGATTATTTGAAACACAAGCTCGATTCTGAACGGCCTCACCGGGTATCCGGAGCGTGTCGGCCGATGCCTTTATTCTTTCTGGTCAGCAAAGAGCTGGGTGATGTCGCCGCCGAGGCGATAGTTTTTCATCGGTTCGACCGATTGGCGCCAGCGGTTGGTTTCCGCCGAGCAGTCGTACAGCGCGCAGTAAGGTTCCAGCCAGGCAAACTTGCCATCCTCGTTGAGATCCTCAAGTGCCTGCTTGTGGCCGGTCTTGCGTTCAAACAAGCCAGGGTCCTTGATCCCTTCCTCTACGCGCGCTGCCAGACGCCGCATGGCGCCGTTGTTTTCTTCGCGCAGGTCGACGCCGTTGGCTTGGGCGAAGGAGGCGATCATCATCAGCGGCCCCATCGCGTAGTTGTGGTAAGCCAGTGCGCGGGTGTCGCGGCCCAGTTCGTTGGGCAGATAGCCGTCTGCATTGACCTGGGAAGCGCCGATGCGGAACTGCGATACCGACCAGTCGAACAGGTCGCGCCGATCCACCACGACAGAGGCCGCCATGACGGACCACGCCGCCCAATACTGGTGATTGTTGAGCCGGTCCAGCGGCTGGTCGCGCCAATCGAGCACTACCTGTTCGGCCACCTTGCCGATCCAGGCTTCGATCGGCCGGGTCTGCGCCTCGCGGCCCTTCAATGGTTGGGAGCGCGAAAACTTGAGCCGCAGATACGCCGAAGAAATACTGCCCAGCGCCCATTTGCGCATCGACTTGCCGGTATGGGTGTAGGTGGTGCTCAGCAGCGCCTGCGCCTTGGCCCATTCGCCCAGCCAGCTCAGGGTGCAGTCCACATGTCCGGCGCGACCTTGGCGTAAATAGGCGGCGACCTGTTTGTTGACGCCTTTTTCCAGTTCGTTGATATCGCCCGACATTTCCTTGTAGCGTTTGTTGGATTCGGCGTTGAGCTGATCCCGTGCCTTGCCCGATCCTTCGTATTTGCTGGGGATCAACAGGTCACCGGTATAGGGTTTGGGTGTCGCCGGGCAGCTCGGCGCGTCGCCTTTCTTGTCCACGGCCGGCGCGTAATAGCCCTGCGGCGGACGAAGTTGAGCCGCCGCCTGTACCATCGGCCCCATCAGCATGAAGGCCACGCCAATGGCGGCCCAGTGTGCCTGTCGCATCAGTTGTCCTCCGTCTGCGCGGTGCGCAGGGACGGTGCCGCGGTGATGGCGGGTTTGACACACAGGCGGGTCGAGACCGACGTGGCGTTCATTCCCGGTGGAGGCTGCACGTCCATGGACAGAAAGGTCTGATCGCCCCAGTCGCCGTCGCCGCGCAGCTCGAAGGCGAAGCGGCCCTGGGTATTGACCGTCGGCGAGCGGCTCAGGCTGATGTTTTCCTGGCGGCCGTTCATGTAGGTCAGGGTCGCGTTCATGATGTGTACGTCGGGATCGTCGAACTTGAGGTCGACCTGATAGCGACTGCCCTTGATCGGATACACATTGCCGCCACCACCGTTGAACAACACCTGGTTGCGCCCGCCGTGCAGGGTCGTCTGGCTTCTGAGCAGCGGCGTCTGGTTTTCGCAGCCATCGCTCAGCGCCGCCATCGTCTGCCGGGAGAAGCTGGATTTAGCGAGGCTGTCGAGATTATCGGTTTCCCACACCAGCACCGCCGGCGGGTCTTTCTGGAAGTCGTCGCCGAGCAGGTAGGCGATCAACGAATCATCGTAGCCACCGCCCGGCACGCTGAAGTTGCGCACCGGAGTCTGCAGATACTGTTCGAGGAAACCGGCAAAGTTGAACACTTCGCCGCTGGCGCTGGTACCGATCAAGGCGACCTTGGCGGGGCCTTTGGCGGTACCTTCAGCCCGGGTTTGATAACGGGTGACATATTGCGCCGCATAGCCGTTGCCGCAGATTTGCGCGGCGGCTTTTTGCAACGTACCCGAGCGACCCAACAGGCCCGCCGTCTGGCTGGTGAAGGTCTGGTGCGGCAACCCCTTGAGCACATCGTTGCCCTTGAGCGTCTGCGCTACCAACTGGGCACTGCGATCGGCGCCATAGGGCGTCCAGTTGTGGTCGCCCTTGAAGTAGAAGGGTTGCCCGGCGGGCTGGGGCGCACCCAGAACGTCGCTGAAGTCGGCGACCTGAATGCCCAGATCGCGCACCCGGTCCAGCGTTTGCAGGTAGTTCTGCCGGGCGCTAGCCTGATCGAAACTGGCCAGTTCCATCGGTGTCAGGCGGTCGGCGTGCAGCAAGCCGCGGCTGGGCGGCATCACCAGCACCAGTTCGACCCCGCGTTGGGCGAGCCCGTCGCGCAGGCGTTTCAGGGCTCTGTAACCGCTTTCATCGAGACCGAAGTCGGTGCGGAAATCGCTACGGGTGCGGAAGAGCCACTGCTCCTTGGCCTCCACCAGGGTCGCGTAATTTTTCAGTTCCGGTGGTTCGTAAAATGTCGCCTGTGCCGCTTGTGGGCACAGCTGGCAGCACGCCTCGGCCGTATACTGTGGCAGCGCCTGTGCCCACGCCGGCACCGACAGCAGGCACAAAGCGGCAAATCCATGAAGGGTGTTCATCGGCAGGCTCCTCACAGTGTGGCGGGCAGGATCAACGCGGCGGCACGGCGGCGCAGGAGGATGTCCATCAAGTCGCCCTGGACGTCCCCCAGCAAGCCGGTGAAGGCCAGGCCGTCCTGTTTCTGTGGCGCCAGAAAGGTCAGGTCATAGAGTTCCAGGCGCGAGGGTGAAAACACGGCGATGGGGCTGGAACCGTTGCCGATCAGCTTGCCGCCGACCACGGTGAGCGAGAGCTTTTCTTCGTAGGGGTCTTCCTTCAGGTCGCGGTCGCTGCCGCGCAAATCCTTGGTGTGGCCGTAGATCCCGGTCAGGGCATTGGCCATCAGCTCGTTTTCATAAAGCCGCACGCCGGTGCTGTTGCGCACGCGGATCCCGTGCCGGTCATTGTCGGCCGCGCGGTTGCGCCACATCAGGTTATTGCCGCTCTCATACAAGGTGATGCCGTCGGAGCGGTTTTTGTAGGTTTCGTTGTAGGCCAGCAGGTTATTGACACTGGAACGGTCCAGGACAATGCCGGAAAGCTGGTTGTTGTAGGTGCGGTTGTAGATGATCCAGCTGTCGTTGACCTCGCGCGAGAGGATGATGCCGTGCTTCTTGTGGGTATCGAAGACATCGTTATGGGCAATGATCAGCCGGCGCGATCGGTCGTGCGGGTCGATGCCATACACGATGTTTGCGCGATAGGTGTTGCGCAGAATCACCACGTCGTCGGCCTCGTAGCAATAGAAGCCGAAATAGTTGTCGATGAACTGCGAATTGATCAGCCAGCCGGTCGGCTTTTTGCGCTTCATCTTCGGCGCCATGCTCGGGCTGTACTGGGAAATACTCACCCCATAACTCTTGCTCTCGGTGTAGCCGAAGCTGGTGATGGTGCTGTTGACGATATAGGTCTCGGTGCCGCCCCAGGAGATCAGGAAGGGCCGGAACGCATCGTCTTTTTTGAACCAGGCCGGGCTGTCGTCTTTCTCGCTCCAGGCGGTAACTTTGGTATCGGTAATGAACAGCTTGCCGTCATTGACCAGGAAGGAACCGCCGTCCTGGGACAAGCGCAGTTCCTTGACCGACTTGTCGATATGCAGGGTTGCACCGGGACGAACGACGATCGGCAAGCGCGCCAGAAACACCCCCGGCGCGGTTTCGCGCAAGGCACTCTGCGGCAGGCTGCGGGCCAGTTGCGTCAGGCTCATGTAGCCACGGTCGATGAAGATCGCCACGGGCATTTGCTTCTGGCGCACCACCCATTCCTTGAAGCGATCTTCTCCGCCGATGAACTCGTCGAGCGCGTTTTCCTTGAGCATTGGCTGGATCAAGGCACGGCCGGCGGGCTTGTAGGCAATCTTCGCCGCGACGGCCTCGGCCGTATAGCCGGACAGGTCGGGCATTTTCGGCTCTTTGATCAGCAACGGCTTTCCTGGCGCCTCGCTGATGGTGTAGTGCGGTATCAGGATGTCACCCGCCGCATTGGCACCTGCTGTCTGCATCAACAGCATCGCGGCGAGCAACAGTCCTATCTTGACGACACGGTCCATAAGTCTCACTCATCAAAAACGCAAACGGGGGTGATTCAGTGGGTCGTTGCCCACGGCGGCATCACCGTGGGCAACGAGCTGTTTCTAGATTTTCCAGACAAAATCAATGAACGCCCGATGCATGCTCGAGTCGGTGTCATTGGCGTAGGCGTCACCCGGGAAGAACACGCCCAGGCGCAAGCGGATCAGCGCCGACGGTTCGTCGACCCAATCGACCATGCTCGCGGGCAACAGGCCTTGCTTGAAGTACTTGGTCATGACCAGATCGACTTCCTGGCCCAGGTCCTTCTCGCCGTCCACCAGTGCCGCATTGACGATCCCGTCGTCGCCGGTTTGCTCCTCGTCGTCGACCCGCCAGAAGCGGTGGTAGACAAGGCTGGCGTCGTAGTCCTCGCGCATCTGCCAGGAGCCGAACAGCGTCGCGGTCTGGAGGTTGCTCAGTTCACCGCGGAAGGCTTCACCGAAGCGGTGTACGCGCGAGCGTGTGCCGGTGAAGTTGGAGCGGTTGCTCTCCAGGCCGGTTTGCTGGTACTGGTTTTCCTGGTCGTGACCACCGCCGTCGCCGCGGGCGGCGGCAGCACCGACACGCCAGCTCTCATCGATGTTCCAGCGCAAGCCCAGGTCCGCGGCCCAGGCGTTGACGTCGCCACTGGTGTGGCCCGTCGCTATTCGATCGCCGACGGGGTCGATGACGCTGGTGAGGTTGTCGCGATCACCGGTCAGCCAGGTGGCGCTGGCCCAGTAATTGAGCGGCATCGTCGAACGATAGTTGTAGCCGTCACCATTGGCTTCGAGACCGACCCAGGTCAGGCTGCCGGTGTTGGTCTTGTCCAGAGTATCGACCTGCTCGCCAGGGTCGGGCAGGCTGCCGCTGTCCTCTGAGTGATGGACACGCAGGCCTACCCAGTTATTGGGTGTCCATTGTGTCGAGATGTCGGCGAAGACGTGGGAACGGTCTTCATCTTCAGGCGCCAGGTCGTCGAAATCGGTGCGATAGTCGGAAAAGCGTTGGGCGGCGCCGATGTGGGTGCGCAGCAGCGTGGTTTCGAAGGTCCAGTTGAGCGCTTCGATGTTGGTGTCCATCCACTGGCCACTGTCCTCACGCAGACGTTGGCGCCCCAGGCGCAGATGCTCGCCCGGATAGGCGGTGATGCCTTGATAATCAACCCAGAACTCGCGCAGCGCCAGGTAGCTGTCATCCGCTTCACGGGTGTTGTTCTGGTCGGCGCCATTGTTCACCGTATCGGTGTCGATGGTATCCGTCGCGGCCACTGCCTGCGCCATCGTATAGGCACTCCAGTTACCCCATTGGCCAAAGGCCCAAGGGCGCAAATCGATGCCTATATCGTTGAGGGTGCCACCGGATGCCGTGCCAAGGTCCCGGTCGTCCTGCGACTCACCGGTAATCTTCACATCCAGGCCGAAATTCTTCGGCGCCTCGTCCGCCGCCAGCACCAGACCGGCGCTGCACATCAGCGAAACTCCCAGACCATAACTAGCCAACAATGCTTGCTTCATAGTAAGTCCTGTCCATTTTCCGGAGTTTGCAGCCTGGCTAAAGCAGCACCCGTCAGACGGGCCTGGGCTTCTTCCTCAAGCAAGGGCTGCGCGATTTTCTTTTCTGCCGGGGTCATCCCCGACTGCAAGGCCGATAGCACTGGTCCTGCATTGACCACGCCCTTGCGTTGCGCAAGTTGCGCAAAGACAAAAGCATTGATCCGATTGACCTTGACCCCGCGGGAGTCGGAAAACATGTGGGCCAGGGCCAGATCGGCGTTGGGCGAGCCATTGCGGGCCGCCAGCAACAAATGTAGCAGTGCTTTCTGAGGTTCGACCTGGCCGAGATAACCGCGACGGTA
Proteins encoded in this window:
- a CDS encoding alginate O-acetyltransferase AlgX-related protein is translated as MNTLHGFAALCLLSVPAWAQALPQYTAEACCQLCPQAAQATFYEPPELKNYATLVEAKEQWLFRTRSDFRTDFGLDESGYRALKRLRDGLAQRGVELVLVMPPSRGLLHADRLTPMELASFDQASARQNYLQTLDRVRDLGIQVADFSDVLGAPQPAGQPFYFKGDHNWTPYGADRSAQLVAQTLKGNDVLKGLPHQTFTSQTAGLLGRSGTLQKAAAQICGNGYAAQYVTRYQTRAEGTAKGPAKVALIGTSASGEVFNFAGFLEQYLQTPVRNFSVPGGGYDDSLIAYLLGDDFQKDPPAVLVWETDNLDSLAKSSFSRQTMAALSDGCENQTPLLRSQTTLHGGRNQVLFNGGGGNVYPIKGSRYQVDLKFDDPDVHIMNATLTYMNGRQENISLSRSPTVNTQGRFAFELRGDGDWGDQTFLSMDVQPPPGMNATSVSTRLCVKPAITAAPSLRTAQTEDN
- the algG gene encoding mannuronan 5-epimerase AlgG, with product MDRVVKIGLLLAAMLLMQTAGANAAGDILIPHYTISEAPGKPLLIKEPKMPDLSGYTAEAVAAKIAYKPAGRALIQPMLKENALDEFIGGEDRFKEWVVRQKQMPVAIFIDRGYMSLTQLARSLPQSALRETAPGVFLARLPIVVRPGATLHIDKSVKELRLSQDGGSFLVNDGKLFITDTKVTAWSEKDDSPAWFKKDDAFRPFLISWGGTETYIVNSTITSFGYTESKSYGVSISQYSPSMAPKMKRKKPTGWLINSQFIDNYFGFYCYEADDVVILRNTYRANIVYGIDPHDRSRRLIIAHNDVFDTHKKHGIILSREVNDSWIIYNRTYNNQLSGIVLDRSSVNNLLAYNETYKNRSDGITLYESGNNLMWRNRAADNDRHGIRVRNSTGVRLYENELMANALTGIYGHTKDLRGSDRDLKEDPYEEKLSLTVVGGKLIGNGSSPIAVFSPSRLELYDLTFLAPQKQDGLAFTGLLGDVQGDLMDILLRRRAAALILPATL
- a CDS encoding alginate export family protein, which gives rise to MCSAGLVLAADEAPKNFGLDVKITGESQDDRDLGTASGGTLNDIGIDLRPWAFGQWGNWSAYTMAQAVAATDTIDTDTVNNGADQNNTREADDSYLALREFWVDYQGITAYPGEHLRLGRQRLREDSGQWMDTNIEALNWTFETTLLRTHIGAAQRFSDYRTDFDDLAPEDEDRSHVFADISTQWTPNNWVGLRVHHSEDSGSLPDPGEQVDTLDKTNTGSLTWVGLEANGDGYNYRSTMPLNYWASATWLTGDRDNLTSVIDPVGDRIATGHTSGDVNAWAADLGLRWNIDESWRVGAAAARGDGGGHDQENQYQQTGLESNRSNFTGTRSRVHRFGEAFRGELSNLQTATLFGSWQMREDYDASLVYHRFWRVDDEEQTGDDGIVNAALVDGEKDLGQEVDLVMTKYFKQGLLPASMVDWVDEPSALIRLRLGVFFPGDAYANDTDSSMHRAFIDFVWKI
- a CDS encoding mannuronate-specific alginate lyase — encoded protein: MRQAHWAAIGVAFMLMGPMVQAAAQLRPPQGYYAPAVDKKGDAPSCPATPKPYTGDLLIPSKYEGSGKARDQLNAESNKRYKEMSGDINELEKGVNKQVAAYLRQGRAGHVDCTLSWLGEWAKAQALLSTTYTHTGKSMRKWALGSISSAYLRLKFSRSQPLKGREAQTRPIEAWIGKVAEQVVLDWRDQPLDRLNNHQYWAAWSVMAASVVVDRRDLFDWSVSQFRIGASQVNADGYLPNELGRDTRALAYHNYAMGPLMMIASFAQANGVDLREENNGAMRRLAARVEEGIKDPGLFERKTGHKQALEDLNEDGKFAWLEPYCALYDCSAETNRWRQSVEPMKNYRLGGDITQLFADQKE
- a CDS encoding mannose-1-phosphate guanylyltransferase/mannose-6-phosphate isomerase translates to MIPVILSGGSGSRLWPLSRKLFPKQFLSLAGEGSLFQQTLQRLSFDGIGKPIVVCNEEHRFIVNEQLAAIGCTPQAILLEPFGRNTAPAVALAALKLIAEGRDELMLVLPADHVISDVTALGATLKNAQEEALKGNLVLFGIPAMRPETGFGYIKADCGDAGANAFKVEKFIEKPDAQTAAEFVRSGEYFWNSGMFLFRASRYLDELRTHEPDIYENCVLALERSRCSEGVTSIDRATFECCPDNSIDYAVMEHTNRAWVVPLSAGWSDVGCWSSLWDVHDKDADGNVLKGDVISYNSRSCYVHGNSKLVTLLGVDNLVVIETEDALMVAHRDTVQDVKKLVNALDAQHRSETQNNCAVYRPWGSYHSVDNGIRHQVKHITVKPGAQLSLQMHHHRAEHWIVVSGTAQVTCNDKVFLLTENQSTYLPIASVHRLANPGKIPLEVIEVQTGSYLGEDDIKRLEDVYGRNQEVKS